A DNA window from Fragaria vesca subsp. vesca linkage group LG3, FraVesHawaii_1.0, whole genome shotgun sequence contains the following coding sequences:
- the LOC101301178 gene encoding homeobox-leucine zipper protein ATHB-40-like, which produces MKNTTINHQDDHMLLMITHQFYPDVYTQNVQPQVAATKPRRRRNKGKSVEAGSAGANKRKLNEAQVSLLELHFRKEQKLESKKKDQLAFELGINPRQVAVWYQNRRARSKKKQLEEEYSSLKKAHETVVVQKLKLESEVQKLKERLSEAEEKIHRLSERVEGSGSSNTPSSSLSKDANIGPPLLGEFRVEEYDDVFYMLQNNFIDDLDWMYM; this is translated from the exons ATGAAAAACACAACCATTAACCACCAAGACGATCATATGCTACTCATGATCACTCATCAGTTCTACCCTGATGTGTACACCCAAAATGTACAGCCACAAG TAGCGGCGACAAAGCCACGACGCCGCCGTAACAAGGGCAAGAGTGTAGAAGCTGGTAGCGCCGGAGCCAATAAGAGGAAGCTAAATGAGGCACAAGTGAGTCTTCTTGAGCTCCATTTCAGAAAAGAGCAGAAGCTCGAGTCTAAGAAGAAGGACCAGCTCGCTTTCGAGCTTGGAATCAACCCTCGTCAGGTCGCTGTATGGTATCAGAACCGAAGGGCTCGTTCGAAGAAGAAGCAGCTGGAGGAAGAGTACTCCTCTCTGAAGAAGGCTCACGAAACCGTCGTCGTGCAGAAACTCAAACTTGAATCCGAG GTGCAAAAGCTCAAGGAGCGACTCTCTGAGGCGGAGGAGAAGATCCACAGGCTGTCGGAGCGTGTCGAAGGCAGTGGTTCGAGCAACACCCCGAGCTCCTCGCTGTCGAAGGATGCGAATATTGGTCCTCCGCTTTTGGGAGAGTTTAGGGTGGAGGAGTATGATGATGTTTTCTACATGCTCCAAAACAACTTCATTGATGACTTGGACTGGATGTATATGTGA
- the LOC101301763 gene encoding carboxyl-terminal-processing protease-like, whose protein sequence is MRVLLVSNTTTTLSLSFPPSPKPSAPSRLGPDSVRWAKKALVGALGGALSLGLLVSSPSSSLAIESPSPSPPSVPEYCREDEGDVIAEPGAPEPVATNEGIVEEAWEIVNDSFLDTGGRSWLPENWKMKKEDIRTSSIKTRSKAHNMIKRMLASLGDPYTRFLSPDEFSKMARYDMSGIGINLREVLDDNGDVKVKVLGLLLDGPAHAAGVRQGDEILAVNGVDVKGKSAFEVSSSIQGPNETVVTIKVKHGNCGPIQSIDVQRQLVARTPVFYRLEQIENGTRSVGYLRLKEFNALARKDLVIAMKRLQDMGASFFILDLRDNRGGLVQAGIEIAKLFLNEGETVIYTVGKDPQYQQNIVADTAPLVKAPVIVLVNNNTASASEIVASALHDNCKGVLVGDRTFGKGLIQSVFELQDGSGVVVTVGKYVTPNHKDINGNGIEPDYRNFPGWSDISQRLSQCNTLPRG, encoded by the exons ATGAGGGTCTTGCTGGTGAGCAACACCACCACCACACTCTCACTATCTTTCCCGCCATCGCCGAAACCCTCAGCTCCGTCGCGATTGGGCCCGGACTCGGTCCGTTGGGCCAAGAAAGCTCTCGTCGGAGCCCTAGGCGGGGCCCTCTCGCTCGGTCTTCTAGTCTCTTCTCCCTCTTCTTCTCTAGCGATCGAGTCTCCTTCTCCTTCTCCTCCCTCCGTTCCAGAGTACTGCAGAGAAGACGAAGGTGACGTCATCGCGGAGCCGGGAGCGCCGGAGCCGGTGGCGACGAACGAGGGGATTGTGGAGGAGGCTTGGGAGATTGTCAATGACAGCTTTCTCGACACCGGTGGCCGGAGCTGGCTGCCGGAAAATTGGAAG ATGAAGAAGGAAGATATAAGGACTAGTTCGATCAAGACGAGATCAAAGGCTCATAATATGATCAAGAGAATGCTGGCTAGCTTAGGGGATCCTTATACGCGGTTTCTTTCGCCTGATGAG TTCTCCAAGATGGCGAGGTATGACATGAGTGGTATTGGAATAAACCTCAGGGAAGTTCTGGATGACAATGGAGATGTGAAAGTGAAGGTATTAGGACTTTTGTTGGACGGCCCTGCACATGCGGCCGGTGTGAGGCAG GGCGATGAAATACTAGCTGTTAATGGTGTGGATGTGAAAGGGAAATCAGCCTTTGAAGTATCTTCCTCTATACAAGGCCCTAATGAAACAGTTGTTACTATTAAG GTCAAGCATGGGAATTGTGGGCCTATTCAATCTATAGACGTTCAGAGACAACTTGTTGCTCGAACTCCTGTCTTTTATCGGTTGGAGCAAATAGAAAATGGAACCAGATCTGTTGGCTACCTGCGCCTAAAAGAGTTCAATGCATTGGCTAGAAAGGACTTGGTAATTG CTATGAAGCGGCTTCAGGACATGGGCGCCTCATTTTTCATCCTAGATCTTAGAGATAATCGTGGTGGACTAGTACAG GCTGGAATAGAAATCGCAAAGCTATTTCTAAATGAAGGGGAGACG GTTATTTATACCGTTGGGAAGGATCCCCAATACCAACAAAATATTGTTGCAGATACTGCACCATTAGTGAAAGCTCCTGTTATT GTTCTGGTGAACAATAATACTGCCAGTGCAAGTGAAATT GTTGCTTCCGCTCTGCATGATAACTGTAAAGGTGTTCTGGTGGGTGATCGGACATTTGGCAAG GGCTTGATTCAATCTGTCTTTGAGCTTCAAGATGGTTCTGGTGTGGTTGTAACTGTTGGCAAGTATGTGACACCCAATCATAAGGACATAAACGGAAATGGAATAGAGCCCGATTATCGAAATTTCCCCG GTTGGAGTGACATCTCACAACGGCTTTCACAGTGTAACACCCTTCCTAGGGGATAA
- the LOC101301473 gene encoding uncharacterized protein LOC101301473, giving the protein MLNHSTAQILSLFRSDEIRRASPDFDHWTSLISQIENSSPDDIEKLCSVYDSFLAEFPLCHGYWRRYADHKMRLCSIDKVVEVFERAVQAATYCVPLWLDYCVFSISCFEDPSDIRRLFKRGMSFVGKDYACYTLWDKYIEFEYSQQEWSSLAQIYIQALRFPTKKLHVYYASLKKLATLFEEEMKSQSNSTVDLHFEAVVDGEVPRFFGDDEISLVVKDLLDPAIGPGRSKALQRYIYIGEQLYQKACQLDEKIGAFEINIKRSYFHVKELDAGQLENWHRYLDYVEMQGDFDWAVKLYERCLISCANYPDFWMRYVDFMEINGGREIANFSLDRATQIFVKRVSVIHLLNARFKEQIGDMLGARAALLQFNAESDTHFVKNVILKANMEKRTGNFTAASTIFREALAMAAQKKQLHTLANLYVHFSRLTFMMSDSADAARDVLIDGIKQLPHCKVLLEELIKFTMMNGGTQHVNMVDSIVAHAISRESGVCAGLDAKDAEDISSLFLEFVDLCGTIHEVRKVWTRHVRLFPSSLRTTSLAQQSAFNVSDQQATFTKSSHFPREKEETFVVPQQPSRDCTSDSMIELPLYDEEMLFPENQITECGQDPTHQLSDQTLPSKQPENLQERLQLTSLEISKEQSPDNAPEANMSSIEEVNVVSQEVSAEAPDAPLAEVKQVSTEVSEVATQNTHIAEVKKVSREVSKEAREDIPEPKMSSVEFGFQVAEGNDSIESSQANTMGSNVDQECDYKSEQDPKPLSLERLSLNSQENTNLDLIPSTCPKSEASPGTYTSNGKKLESNQETYMHSPRNSRLSESAGNEAASGMPIPVFSQPHANSYGDRSQTNRSDKVGKESNFGFRMQLQRKSLPQQRVPPQKYLRTEAGNPMPASQGHTSIFAPSQNQQIQQGSQQAQHHNQYQVASAHANLTAPNSGPIPNVQAANDASSSQPPLPVQPVAPQMPQSSVLGNGQYATQNTYYQMWQYYYYQQQQSLLQQQQQHPQQQQHPQQQQQLLLQQYQQQQLQQYYVQMQQQQLLFQQQQQFQPTQQQVPLQQQQQLPLQQQQQSQVLKQLPLQEQQQLQQLQQQLQQFQQPLPMPQQQQFLLQQQYNQQLQLQQQHPFYMQKHQQPVQQQSHLQEQHQISRSSIQQNYSHHQDQAGVVQNSDVHGGTVSSLSPHSPVESPQK; this is encoded by the exons ATGCTGAACCACTCCACCGCTCAAATACTCTCTCTTTTCCGCTCAGATGAAATCCGCCGAGCTTCGCCGGACTTCGATCACTGGACCTCACTCATTTCGCAGATAGAGAATTCATCTCCG GATGACATAGAGAAACTATGCTCAGTGTATGATTCTTTTCTGGCCGAGTTTCCGTTGTGCCATGGATATTGGAGAAGGTATGCTGACCATAAGATGCGCCTATGCTCCATTGACAAAGTTGTTGAGGTCTTTGAACGAGCTGTGCAGGCTGCAACCTACTGCGTTCCGCTGTGGCTGGACTACTGTGTCTTCAGTATCTCCTGCTTCGAAGATCCATCCGATATTCGCAG ACTATTTAAAAGAGGCATGTCATTTGTTGGGAAGGACTATGCGTGCTATACTTTGTGGGACAAGTACATTGAATTTGAGTATTCTCAGCAGGAGTGGAGTTCGCTGGCTCAGATTTACATCCAAGCTCTTAGGTTCCCTACCAAGAAGTTGCATGTTTACTATGCAAG TTTGAAGAAGTTGGCTACCTTGTTTGAAGAGGAGATGAAAAGCCAGAGTAATTCTACTGTGGATTTGCATTTCGAAGCTGTAGTTGATGGTGAAGTCCCCAGGTTTTTTGGAGATGATGAAATTTCACTTGTAGTTAAAGACCTTCTAGATCCAGCAATTGGCCCAGGAAGGTCAAAAGCACTGCAAAGATACATATATATCGGGGAACAGTTGTATCAAAAAGCATGCCAACTTGATGAAAAGATTGGTGCTTTTGAGATTAATATAAAGAGGTCTTACTTCCATGTGAAGGAGCTTGATGCTGGTCAGTTGGAGAATTGGCATCGGTATTTGGACTATGTTGAGATGCAAGGCGATTTTGATTGG GCGGTGAAGCTTTACGAGAGGTGTTTGATTTCCTGTGCTAACTACCCTGATTTTTGGATGCGTTATGTGGATTTCATGGAAATCAATGGAGGAAGAGAGATTGCAAACTTTTCTCTTGACCGAGCAACCCAAATATTTGTGAAG AGAGTGTCGGTGATTCATCTCTTGAATGCCAGGTTTAAGGAGCAAATAGGAGATATGCTTGGTGCTCGTGCAGCTCTTCTTCAATTTAATGCAGAGTCAGATACACATTTTGTCAAGAATGTTATCTTAAAGGCTAACATGGAAAAACGTACG GGAAATTTCACAGCAGCTTCCACTATATTCAGGGAAGCTCTAGCAATGGCTGCACAGAAGAAACAGTTGCATACTCTTGCTAACTTATATGTTCATTTCTCTCGGCTTACATTCATG ATGAGTGATAGTGCAGATGCTGCACGAGATGTCTTGATAGATGGTATCAAACAATTGCCTCACTGCAAAGTACTTCTAGAG GAGTTGATAAAGTTCACAATGATGAATGGAGGGACGCAGCACGTAAATATGGTAGACTCTATTGTAGCCCATGCGATATCTCGGGAATCTGGAGTATGTGCTGGTCTGGATGCAAAAGATGCTGAGGATATTTCAAGCTTATTTTTAGAG TTTGTTGACCTCTGTGGAACCATCCATGAAGTAAGAAAGGTGTGGACTCGGCATGTACGATTGTTCCCCTCTTCCCTTAGGACAACTTCCTTGGCTCAGCAGTCTGCCTTTAATGTTTCTGATCAGCAAGCTACATTTACAAAGTCTTCACATTTTCCTAGAGAAAAGGAGGAAACTTTTGTTGTGCCTCAGCAGCCATCTAGAGATTGTACTTCTGACTCCATGATTGAGCTCCCATTATATGATGAGGAAATGTTATTCCCAGAAAATCAAATTACAGAGTGTGGCCAGGATCCCACACACCAGCTATCAGACCAGACATTGCCATCAAAACAACCTGAAAATCTACAGGAAAGATTGCAGCTTACATCTCTGGAAATTTCAAAAGAGCAGTCCCCAGATAATGCACCAGAAGCAAATATGTCCTCCATAGAAGAAGTGAATGTGGTATCACAGGAAGTATCTGCTGAGGCCCCAGATGCCCCTCTAGCAGAAGTGAAACAGGTATCTACGGAAGTTTCTGAAGTGGCTACACAAAATACCCATATAGCAGAAGTGAAAAAGGTATCTCGGGAAGTTTCCAAGGAGGCCAGAGAAGACATCCCTGAACCCAAGATGTCATCTGTAGAATTTGGATTTCAAGTTGCTGAAGGAAATGATTCGATAGAATCTTCACAAGCAAACACCATGGGCAGCAATGTTGATCAGGAGTGTGACTATAAGAGTGAACAAGACCCAAAGCCACTGTCTTTGGAAAGGCTTTCTTTGAATTCCCAGGAAAATACAAATTTGGATCTAATACCCTCCACTTGTCCCAAGTCTGAAGCTTCTCCAGGAACCTACACTTCAAACGGAAAGAAGCTAGAAAGTAATCAAGAGACTTATATGCACAGCCCAAGAAATTCAAGATTGTCAGAATCAGCTGGAAATGAAGCAGCTAGTGGTATGCCTATCCCTGTGTTTTCTCAGCCACATGCAAATAGTTATGGAGACAGGAGTCAAACTAATCGTTCTGATAAAGTTGGTAAAGAGTCAAACTTTGGGTTTCGAATGCAGTTACAAAGAAAATCACTTCCACAGCAGCGTGTTCCTCCACAGAAATACCTGCGAACTGAAGCCGGTAATCCAATGCCTGCAAGTCAAGGTCACACTTCTATATTTGCACCTTCGCAAAACCAGCAAATTCAGCAAGGCAGCCAGCAGGCTCAGCATCACAATCAGTATCAGGTTGCAAGTGCTCATGCTAATTTAACAGCACCTAATTCCGGGCCTATACCTAATGTACAAGCCGCCAATGATGCCTCTTCATCTCAGCCCCCATTGCCTGTCCAACCTGTTGCTCCACAGATGCCTCAGTCATCAGTATTAGGCAATGGGCAGTACGCAACGCAGAATACCTATTATCAGATGTGGCAATATTATTACTACCAGCAACAGCAATCCCTTCTGCAACAACAGCAGCAGCATCCGCAGCAGCAGCAGCATCCGCAGCAGCAGCAGCAGTTGTTATTACAACAGTATCAACAGCAGCAACTTCAACAATATTATGTTCAGATGCAACAGCAGCAACTTCTTTTCCAACAACAGCAGCAATTTCAACCAACACAGCAACAAGTTCCTTTGCAACAACAGCAACAACTTCCTTTGCAACAACAGCAGCAATCTCAAGTACTAAAGCAGCTTCCGTTGCAAGAACAGCAGCAGCTTCAACAACTACAGCAACAACTTCAGCAATTTCAGCAACCACTTCCTATGCCACAGCAACAACAGTTTTTATTGCAACAACAATACAATCAGCAATTGCAGTTACAACAACAGCATCCATTCTACATGCAGAAGCATCAACAGCCAGTCCAACAACAATCACATCTACAGGAACAACATCAAATCAGTCGGTCATCAATTCAGCAAAACTACTCCCACCATCAG GATCAAGCAGGTGTAGTACAAAATTCAGATGTGCACGGTGGGACAGTATCCTCCTTATCTCCTCACTCCCCAGTAGAATCTCCGCAGAAGTGA
- the LOC101309426 gene encoding cold-regulated 413 inner membrane protein 2, chloroplastic-like, whose translation MASLSLSSTSSHAFSLHRSKVVSAVSQPRLVQLQATKISASLRYNPLRVSISRNVWISGNDELKLMKNKKKSIRRGMSAVCYAAPISVHNIQWIATISLATLMFAKGTAVQKSFLVPLFALQAPGSFITWIKGEYGLWAAFLALLVRLFFYYPAIHSNHLVSFGSYSGELELPLIALLVVIVAPYQVMSLRGKQEGAIVSLVIAGYLAFQHFSRTGSLNQSFDRGSIVATLAIICITVLSCLFLFWF comes from the exons ATGGCGAGCCTCTCACTCTCCTCCACGTCATCACATGCTTTCTCTCTCCACCGCAGCAAGGTCGTCTCCGCCGTATCTCAGCCGCGGCTGGTCCAGCTTCAGGCCACCAAGATCTCCGCCTCGCTCCGTTACAATCCGCTCAG AGTTTCGATCAGCAGAAACGTTTGGATCAGTGGAAACGACGAGTTGAAGTTGATGAAGAACAAGAAGAAGAGCATCAGGAGGGGAATGAGTGCAGTTTGCTACGCTGCGCCTATCTCGGTCCATAATATCCAGTGGATCGCCACCATTTCTCTTGC GACCTTGATGTTTGCGAAAGGAACAGCTGTGCAGAAATCGTTTCTGGTGCCCTTGTTTGCTCTACAAGCACCGGGTAGCTTCATCACATGGATTAA GGGTGAATATGGACTCTGGGCCGCATTTCTAGCGCTTCTTGTTCGGCTCTTCTTCTACTATCCTG CTATCCATTCCAATCATTTGGTCTCGTTTGGTTCTTATTCAGGGGAACTTGAATTGCCGTTAATAGCGTTACTTGTGGTGATTGTTGCTCCTTACCAAGTTATGAGCCTAAG GGGAAAACAAGAAGGTGCTATTGTTTCCCTAGTCATTGCAGGATATTTGGCTTTTCAGCATTTCTCACGCACTGGAAGCTTGAACCAATCATTTGACCGAGGTTCAATTGTTGCAACTTTAGCCATCATTTGTATCACTGTTCTGTCATGCTTGTTCCTGTTCTGGTTCTGA